CAGACGGCTAAGCATCCACCTGTCAATGAGCTTCAGTTCCCCACACATGCCACATACTGCACCGGATTCAATGATCTCTCTGGCAAAGGAGTAGAACCTTTCTACCTGTTTCTTAGCAGCTTCGACTCCACTGTTCCTCCAGTCTGCATCCTGTGTCTGTTCGGCACTGGAAAGAATGTACATCCGGCTGATATCAGCGCCATATTCATCCACTGCGTTCCTCAGAGTGAGCAACGGACCTTTGGATTTGCTCATCTTTTGACCCTCAAGAGAAACAAAACCATTGACAGCAAGAGCACGAGGCCACTTTTCCTCCTCAAATATAGCTACATGATGGAAAAGGAAAAACAGTAAGTGATTTGGTACAAGGTCTTTACCTGAAGATCTGAGGTCCACAGGATACCAGTAATCTATATCTTCTTTCATCTGTGCTATGAGTTGCTCTTCAAGGCCTGTAGCTGCTGCTGCCTGCTGCAAGCTGCCCTTACCCAGTAGCACATAATCGAAAAGTTGAGGGGTGAGGTGTTCCGGTCCAATGCCACGGGCAAAGAACTTGTTTGTGATGTAGTATGTCATGTAGATCGTGGAATCACCAAGCGATTCAATGAGCCATTGATCATCAAAAGGCAGATGAGTGCCAAGCCCTTTTTTCCTTGCGCAAGCCTTGTCCTTAAGCCAATCGACCTTGTTATTGAACTCCACTCTGTATTCTTCAGGAATGATCTCCATCTTCTCAATACATCCGTAGACCTTTTCTTTCCATTGCGGGTTCGAATAGTTGAGGAACCACTGGCCTTCTACCATGTTGACCACACAGGGCGTTCCACAGCGGCACACTACGGGCTCGCTGAACTCATAGAATATTTCCCCTATACCCTGATCTATAAGATCCTGGGTGAGCACATCCTTGATCTTGGAAACTGCTATACCGGCATACTTTCCAGTGTTCTCTTTGAGCACACCCCCATGGTATTCTCTTCTGTAAACGATCTTTGTTGCCTCTTCAGCTTTTGGATCATTCTGGTCTTTCACTCCAAGTTGTTGTACGGCTTCTACAGCAGGGTATTCTCCGAACTCCTTTACTTCTATAAGGGAGATCAACTTTATATTGCTCAGATCTTCTTTGATCCCGTACTGCGAAAGGTCCCTCTCGTACAGATCCTTCAATGCCAGATAGTCGTAAGGTGCGTGGGCAGGCACGCTCATTACTATCCCGCTGCCATTATCCCCCCTTACGAAAGAGGCTGGCAATGTAATGACATCATTGCCTGTGAGCGGGTTCTTCACCTTTATACCTATCAGAGATGTGGATGGCACATCATCTACGAATTCTACTTTCCTGTCAGTGAAAGTCAGCTTCCTGTAAGCTTCTTTGCTTACCACCCAGAACTCTGTTTTTTCATCCTTTTCCACTTTAATTTTAACATGTTCTATATCCGGATTGATCCAGAGGTTCGTAACACCAAAAATAGTTTCAGGGCGCAGTGTGGCGCAAGGCAGTACCAAACCGTCATACTGGAATTTGACAAAAGTATAATCAATAATATTCGCTTCTTCTCCGTACAGAATATCATGATCCTCAACAGGATTATTGTCGTGAGGGCACCATTTAACTGGATGTGATCCCTTGACAATGAGACCTTTTTCGTGCAACAGGTTGAACTGCCATTCTATGAACTTCTTATAAGTTTCGTCCGTGGTGGTGAACTTACGTCTCCAGTCAATAGAATAACCAATAGAGCGCATGGCCTTTTCCGCTTCTTTGCTGAAATACTCCACGATCTTCTCAGGGGTGACCAGCGTTTCCAGAATATCTGCAGGTATGCCATGCAGCTGTGAATATACTTTCATGGTCTGGGGATCGTGATTAGCTATCAGCTCGGCAAGACCTACTATAGGTGTTCCAGTGACATGGAAACCCATGGGGAAAAGCACATTATATCCCTGCATCCGTTTATATCGTGCTATAACGTCTCCTATGGTGAAGGTACGGGTGTGTCCCGCGTGTAAATTACCGTTGAGATAGGGGTATGGTATTGTTATGAAGAACTTTTCTCTCTCATCGGGCTCAGGCTGGAAGACCTTTGTATCATCCCATGTCTTCTGCCACCTTCTTTCTATCTCGCACGGTATGTAATCCTGTTCCATGGTTACGCCTTTCCGGTATACCTGTTATTTTTACATTCTTTAAGTGATCCCTTCTGAGACCACTGATGCCTTATTTATATGTTGGTTAACACCTAAATAACTTTCATCCACATAAAGTCTACTCTTTTAAGTGATCTTTTCAGGGGGCAGATACCTCGGTAATTCTTTATGAGCAATCAAATCATACCGTTATGCTTATTCTTAAAGAATTGAATTTAGTTCCATGCACGTTGAGTTCATAGGTGGCCGCATATTCATAGAAGATCTTAAGCCATTTCTTAGGACAATCGCAGACATATCAAAGACAAATAATTGTACGATCCAGGCTCTCAATGCGGATAAGGTAGCTGGTGAAAAACACTTGCAGTTCGCTGTGGTAAAAGCTTGCAGGGCATTTGTGCAGGAAAGAAATGCTGCAAAGGATATAGGTATCGAGATCATGCGTTATGCTT
This DNA window, taken from Methanomethylovorans hollandica DSM 15978, encodes the following:
- the leuS gene encoding leucine--tRNA ligase; this translates as MEQDYIPCEIERRWQKTWDDTKVFQPEPDEREKFFITIPYPYLNGNLHAGHTRTFTIGDVIARYKRMQGYNVLFPMGFHVTGTPIVGLAELIANHDPQTMKVYSQLHGIPADILETLVTPEKIVEYFSKEAEKAMRSIGYSIDWRRKFTTTDETYKKFIEWQFNLLHEKGLIVKGSHPVKWCPHDNNPVEDHDILYGEEANIIDYTFVKFQYDGLVLPCATLRPETIFGVTNLWINPDIEHVKIKVEKDEKTEFWVVSKEAYRKLTFTDRKVEFVDDVPSTSLIGIKVKNPLTGNDVITLPASFVRGDNGSGIVMSVPAHAPYDYLALKDLYERDLSQYGIKEDLSNIKLISLIEVKEFGEYPAVEAVQQLGVKDQNDPKAEEATKIVYRREYHGGVLKENTGKYAGIAVSKIKDVLTQDLIDQGIGEIFYEFSEPVVCRCGTPCVVNMVEGQWFLNYSNPQWKEKVYGCIEKMEIIPEEYRVEFNNKVDWLKDKACARKKGLGTHLPFDDQWLIESLGDSTIYMTYYITNKFFARGIGPEHLTPQLFDYVLLGKGSLQQAAAATGLEEQLIAQMKEDIDYWYPVDLRSSGKDLVPNHLLFFLFHHVAIFEEEKWPRALAVNGFVSLEGQKMSKSKGPLLTLRNAVDEYGADISRMYILSSAEQTQDADWRNSGVEAAKKQVERFYSFAREIIESGAVCGMCGELKLIDRWMLSRLQHRIRETNNDMRSLRTRSALQNAFFLLLNDIKWYQKRGGSTLLYDMLDTWVRLMAPFTPHVCEEIWQALGHGENDIVSLAHYPIFDPKLLDNNAELAEKLVDNTLEDIEEILKVTKMTPQKIVLYTSAAWKTKTFQMALKMQSEGTLNPGVLIKSLMAEPANRAHGKEIPKFVQKIVPDICSMKVESLEMFDGYELDELAILRENQHFFEKEFNCTVEVYSADETCYDPEKKSRFAVPMRPAIYLE